The segment AGCTCTAAACATTTGCGTGGTGATATGAACTATGCATGGCCGACTGCAGAAATTGCCGTAATGGGTCCGAGCGGAGCTGTTGAAATTATCTTTGCGAAAGAAGTGGCTGCAGCTGAAGATCCGAAGGCTTGTGCTGCTGAAAAAGAAGCTGAATACAAGAAAGCATTCGCTAACCCGTACAATGCGGCACAGTATGGTTATATTGATGATGTTATTGAACCGCGTAATACTCGTTTCCGCATCATTCGTGCATTGCAGCAGTTGCAGACAAAGAAGTTGAGCAACCCGGCTAAGAAACATGATAACCTGCCTCTGTAATTTAAAAAAAGTAAGCGTATGACGAATAAAAAATTCGGGGCTTTGTTGCTGTTATTGTTCCTATTTACTTTTGGGGCTAAAGCACAGCTAACAACTTCCGTTAAAATCAATGAAGTGCTGGTCATTAACGAAGATAATTTTGTTGATGACTACGGTAAACGTCACCCTTGGATTGAGTTGTACAACAACTCGGCGGGAACTGTTGACTTAAGAGGTTGTTTTTTGACGAATGATAAGAATAACCCAAAGAAATACATGATTCCAAAGGGCGATGTATTGACGAAGATCGCGCCTTATCAACATACTTTGTTTTGGGCAGATGATCAACCGACCCGTGGAACTTTCCATGTTAATTTTACATTAGATCCGGACAAGGATAATTACATTGCTTTGTATGATGCCGATGGTACTACTCTGATTGATGAAGTAGTCGTTCCTGCAGGCCAGAAGCCAGATGTCAGCTATGGTCTTGATATGGATGGTAAAGGTAAGTGGATGGTTTTGGATAAAGTAACTCCGAGTACCAATAATGTTACATTAGATAGTAATGAAAAAGTAGAAAACTTCCAGAGAAATGACTCTTGGGGTATTGGTATGACTATTACGGCTATGGCTGTTGTATTCTTGGGCCTCATCGTTCTGTACTTGGTATTCAAACAGATTGGTAAAGCTGCTATCAGAGCTAGTCAACGTAATGCACAGAAGGCTGCTGCAGCTAGTGGTACTAAAGTATCTGCTAATGCTGGTCAGGAATCAGGTGAAATCTTTGCTGCTATTTCGATGGCTCTGTATGAATTGAGCGATGATAATCATGATATCGAAAATACAGTATTGACCATCCGTAAAGTTCAACGTAGTTATTCACCATGGAGTTCTAAGATTTATAGTTTACGTCAGACTCCGGTTGTTAAAAAGTAATTATCCTTAAAAATCGAATTGAAGAATGAAAAGTTTTAAATATACCATTAACGGTAACGTATATAAAGTGCACATTAACTCAATTGTTGATGATGTTGCAGAAGTAGAAGTAAACGGAACTCCGTATAGCGTTAAAATGGAAAAGCCTGCTAAAAAGCAAATTGTAGCTTTGAAGCGTCCGGCTCAGGCTCCTACTACGGCAGCTGGTGAACCGGTTATCTCTCGTCCGGCTAATGCCAGTGTTGCAGGTGCAGTTAAATCTCCGCTGCCAGGTGTTATCTTGAGCATCGACTGTAAAGTGGGTGATGTAGTGAAGAGAGGTCAGAAGATTTTGGTATTGGAAGCTATGAAGATGGAAAACAATATCAATGCTGATCGCGATGGTAAGATTGTAGAAATTAAAGTAAACAAAGGCGATTCTGTACTGGAAGGTGCTGACCTCGTCGTAATTGGATAATGTTATGTTAGCATCAGTATTATTACAAGCGGCAGGATCGAGTGAAAGTTTTTTGCAATTTTTGGCTGAAAACATTCAGGTGTTCTTGTCTTATACAGGATTTGCGAACGCAACGCCAGGGCATTTTATCATGTTGCTGGTTGGTTTGCTGTTCATCTTCCTGGCTATTAAATATGAATTTGAACCGATGCTTCTGATCCCAATTGGTTTTGGTATTTTGATTGGTAACATTCCTTTTAAAGATGCCGGTTTGCAATTGGGTATTTACGAAGAAGGCTCTGTATTGAATATTTTATATCAAGGAGTAAAACAAGGCTGGTATCCGCCACTAATTTTCTTGGGTATTGGAGCGATGACCGACTTCTCGGCATTGATTTCTAACCCAAAGTTGATGTTGGTAGGTGCTGCAGCTCAGTTCGGTATTTTCGGTGCTTATATCATTGCATTGCAGATGGGATTTGATCCGAGTCAGGCTGGTGCAATCGGTATTATCGGTGGTGCTGATGGTCCGACAGCTATCTTCTTGTCTTCTAAATTAGCTCCAAACTTGATGGGTGCAATTGCGGTTTCTGCATATTCGTATATGGCATTGGTGCCGATTATTCAGCCTCCTTTCATGCGTTTGCTGACAACCCATAAAGAACGTCTGATCCGTATGAAACCGCCGAGAGCCGTTTCACAGACAGAAAAGATCATGTTCCCTGTTGTAGGTTTGTTGTTAACTGCATTCTTGGTTCCTTCAGGTCTGCCTTTGTTGGGAATGTTATTCTTCGGTAATTTGTGTAAGGAAAGTGGTGTAACTCGTCGTTTGGCA is part of the Parabacteroides sp. AD58 genome and harbors:
- a CDS encoding OadG family transporter subunit, with product MTNKKFGALLLLLFLFTFGAKAQLTTSVKINEVLVINEDNFVDDYGKRHPWIELYNNSAGTVDLRGCFLTNDKNNPKKYMIPKGDVLTKIAPYQHTLFWADDQPTRGTFHVNFTLDPDKDNYIALYDADGTTLIDEVVVPAGQKPDVSYGLDMDGKGKWMVLDKVTPSTNNVTLDSNEKVENFQRNDSWGIGMTITAMAVVFLGLIVLYLVFKQIGKAAIRASQRNAQKAAAASGTKVSANAGQESGEIFAAISMALYELSDDNHDIENTVLTIRKVQRSYSPWSSKIYSLRQTPVVKK
- a CDS encoding biotin/lipoyl-containing protein codes for the protein MKSFKYTINGNVYKVHINSIVDDVAEVEVNGTPYSVKMEKPAKKQIVALKRPAQAPTTAAGEPVISRPANASVAGAVKSPLPGVILSIDCKVGDVVKRGQKILVLEAMKMENNINADRDGKIVEIKVNKGDSVLEGADLVVIG
- a CDS encoding sodium ion-translocating decarboxylase subunit beta; amino-acid sequence: MLASVLLQAAGSSESFLQFLAENIQVFLSYTGFANATPGHFIMLLVGLLFIFLAIKYEFEPMLLIPIGFGILIGNIPFKDAGLQLGIYEEGSVLNILYQGVKQGWYPPLIFLGIGAMTDFSALISNPKLMLVGAAAQFGIFGAYIIALQMGFDPSQAGAIGIIGGADGPTAIFLSSKLAPNLMGAIAVSAYSYMALVPIIQPPFMRLLTTHKERLIRMKPPRAVSQTEKIMFPVVGLLLTAFLVPSGLPLLGMLFFGNLCKESGVTRRLAETARGPLIDVITMLLGITVGASTQATQFLTINSIKIFGLGALSFVIATCAGVLFVKFFNLFLKEGNKINPLIGNSGVSAVPDAARISQNVGLEYDPSNYLLMHAMGPNVAGVIGSAVAAGILLGFLG